One Salvia splendens isolate huo1 chromosome 12, SspV2, whole genome shotgun sequence genomic window carries:
- the LOC121758424 gene encoding transcription factor SRM1-like, with product MNTSDLSRWTWEEDKLFEDCLVDFVGQSEEIAALLGTKYVVEVERHYALLLENLAAMEAWEIEPRAYPVCSKSVKRKMRKAKPWAEDGHRLFLEGLKKYGKEDWKSISRFEVRTRNPTQVASQAQKHFKRQD from the exons ATGAATACGAGTGATTTGTCAAGGTGGACGTGGGAAGAGGACAAGCTATTCGAGGATTGCCTGGTGGATTTTGTCGGTCAATCGGAGGAAATCGCCGCGCTTCTGGGGACGAAATATGTGGTTGAGGTCGAGCGCCACTACGCCCTACTGTTGGAGAACTTGGCAGCGATGGAAGCCTGGGAGATCGAGCCTCGGGCATACCCGGTCTGCTCCAAATCTGTCAAAAGGAAAATGAGGAAAGCTAAACCTTGGGCTGAAGACGGGCATAG GCTATTTCTGGAAGGATTGAAGAAATATGGAAAAGAGGATTGGAAGAGCATATCGAGATTTGAGGTTCGTACAAGAAATCCAACGCAAGTCGCAAGTCAGGCCCAAAAGCACTTCAAACGCCAAGATTAG